Proteins found in one Nostoc sp. NIES-3756 genomic segment:
- a CDS encoding DUF3611 family protein — protein sequence MSQNRDAPSSSSTLRSIGQTFRLTGWISFWIQLVLGVISGIIVLLFGIFSQRSGSPNNNPGTGFGVFLAVCGLLVLGGGIYLAYRYTRIGSQLLSSNPSNRPRKVETVQVLRLGLWINLGGTVLTLLGAQAIVGTLVARSISPQAVTTQLFDPTRIISGLDMLVVQANINTVSAHFCGLVGSLWLLNRINKS from the coding sequence ATGTCACAGAACCGCGACGCTCCATCGTCTTCCTCTACTCTCCGCTCAATTGGTCAGACTTTTCGCCTCACTGGTTGGATTAGCTTTTGGATTCAGTTAGTCTTAGGTGTAATTTCTGGCATCATCGTGTTATTGTTTGGCATCTTTAGTCAAAGATCAGGTAGCCCAAATAACAATCCTGGGACTGGGTTTGGAGTGTTTCTAGCAGTTTGTGGCTTGTTGGTCTTGGGAGGGGGTATTTATTTAGCCTATCGTTACACTAGAATTGGTAGTCAACTATTATCCTCCAACCCAAGTAACCGCCCTCGGAAGGTAGAGACAGTTCAAGTATTACGCTTGGGACTGTGGATTAATTTGGGGGGAACAGTATTAACATTGTTGGGAGCGCAGGCGATCGTTGGTACATTAGTTGCTAGGTCAATATCTCCCCAAGCTGTAACAACTCAATTATTTGACCCTACACGCATCATTAGTGGTCTAGATATGTTGGTAGTGCAAGCAAACATTAACACAGTCTCAGCTCACTTTTGTGGGTTAGTTGGGTCGCTGTGGCTGTTAAATCGCATCAATAAATCTTAA
- a CDS encoding PadR family transcriptional regulator produces MKLEDIYKFFENPPPTYLCQEVAICYILHVLLQGESYGTELIQQIETEHPTYRLSDTVLYSAIKFLEDNKAITGYWKKLEGRGRPRRMYQVSPEWQQQAQELARLWQNYIHGRTN; encoded by the coding sequence ATGAAACTTGAGGATATATATAAATTTTTTGAAAATCCTCCGCCAACTTACCTTTGCCAGGAAGTAGCTATTTGCTACATTCTGCATGTTTTACTCCAAGGTGAATCTTACGGAACCGAGTTAATTCAGCAAATAGAAACTGAACACCCAACCTATCGACTTTCAGATACTGTGCTTTATAGCGCAATCAAATTTCTGGAAGACAATAAAGCCATTACCGGGTATTGGAAGAAGTTGGAAGGGCGGGGGCGGCCCAGGCGAATGTATCAAGTTTCTCCAGAATGGCAACAGCAAGCCCAAGAATTAGCTCGGCTTTGGCAAAATTACATTCACGGGAGGACAAATTAA
- a CDS encoding cofactor assembly of complex C subunit B, which translates to MDTAVLPSTFVLTLLLAVGLFFFIRASTKDRTQTTQLISEQEEAVFMPQLQEYFRSRSYRVAEVDHEKNQVTFEGFVKPSIFLAVFLTLLASAGLFCLSLVFALLFPRFGNIFFVLVLFAPLSGLFYWRKAGRLEKVLLKLEPQANQQQTFSKITVVAHRDELIELQRVLPLKAAE; encoded by the coding sequence ATGGATACTGCTGTTCTGCCATCAACGTTTGTACTCACCTTGTTGCTAGCAGTTGGGTTGTTCTTCTTCATTCGAGCATCAACTAAAGACCGCACACAAACAACGCAACTCATATCCGAGCAAGAAGAAGCTGTTTTTATGCCTCAATTACAAGAGTATTTTCGTTCTCGTTCCTACCGAGTGGCAGAGGTAGACCATGAAAAAAACCAAGTGACTTTTGAAGGGTTCGTTAAACCCAGCATATTTTTAGCTGTATTTCTCACACTGCTAGCATCTGCTGGCTTGTTTTGTTTGTCTTTGGTTTTTGCTCTGTTGTTCCCTAGATTCGGTAATATTTTTTTTGTATTAGTATTATTTGCGCCTTTAAGTGGGCTTTTTTATTGGCGCAAAGCTGGCAGACTTGAAAAAGTTTTGCTGAAGCTAGAACCCCAAGCTAATCAGCAGCAAACTTTTAGTAAAATCACTGTGGTTGCTCACCGGGACGAATTAATCGAGTTACAAAGGGTATTACCTTTAAAGGCTGCTGAATAG
- a CDS encoding DUF3155 domain-containing protein: MARRRKRKSRRRQEGRRILEHVPQYSIESGEEKPVTAARKFIQAEGILPPALLLVKRNEHTTDRYFWAEKGLFGAQYVEENHFLFPSLRVLESPAGAEPVAVGSR; this comes from the coding sequence TTGGCAAGGAGACGTAAAAGAAAGAGTCGTCGTCGCCAAGAAGGACGGCGTATTTTAGAACATGTGCCTCAATATAGCATCGAAAGCGGCGAAGAGAAACCTGTGACAGCAGCCAGGAAATTTATTCAAGCTGAAGGTATCTTGCCACCGGCGTTGCTACTCGTAAAGCGAAACGAACACACTACAGACCGTTATTTTTGGGCAGAGAAAGGGCTGTTTGGCGCTCAATACGTTGAAGAAAATCATTTCTTATTTCCTAGCCTACGGGTGTTAGAGTCTCCCGCAGGTGCAGAACCAGTGGCAGTAGGCAGTCGCTGA
- a CDS encoding GAF domain-containing sensor histidine kinase — translation MLMSASPDFVALCREQIALLTQGLGASLSVVYLTQELVDSPTKEAKLIPVVVYPETAVILPGEEIAEVTARKQLQLGNVLLLPQQAENSLTVETAKKTPQAEQSPYTDEYLLDEHQIVLPLVHEGVMMGLLVTNRDDRPWNEQEQNQVQKVGQTLAIACILDQRRAWLQHQLHQQQILQEQQQDLLDNLLHQFRNPLTALRTFGKLLLKRLRPGDPNRDVGENIIRESDRLKELLQKFEQVVDWTDVDLATLSLPENEPVVEATVRKETKPALLLPGTGEQVTDCYVADLLTSLLVSAKAIAQERQIKLKADIPPNLPLVKANIKALQEVLSNIIDNALKYTPQGGRIYIQAGQEKSKFQGIAISDNGPGIPPEDLAHLGERHYRGVQAQTEIPGTGLGLAIAKQLIEQMQGEIEIFSPAINSKSNTTNSPGTTFIIWLPISY, via the coding sequence ATGTTAATGTCTGCCAGTCCAGATTTTGTGGCTCTATGTCGAGAGCAAATAGCATTACTTACCCAAGGGCTAGGTGCTTCTTTAAGTGTAGTTTATTTAACGCAAGAATTGGTAGACTCGCCAACAAAAGAGGCGAAACTAATTCCTGTGGTGGTTTACCCAGAAACGGCAGTTATACTACCAGGAGAAGAGATTGCGGAAGTAACTGCACGTAAACAATTACAATTAGGTAATGTACTGTTGCTACCTCAACAAGCGGAAAATTCATTGACAGTAGAGACAGCCAAAAAAACACCACAGGCAGAACAATCACCTTATACAGATGAATACTTGCTTGATGAACACCAAATAGTCTTACCCTTAGTGCATGAGGGTGTGATGATGGGATTATTGGTAACAAACCGAGATGATCGCCCTTGGAATGAACAAGAACAAAATCAAGTGCAGAAGGTAGGACAAACATTAGCGATCGCTTGTATTTTGGATCAGCGTCGAGCATGGTTGCAACATCAACTGCATCAACAACAAATTTTGCAAGAACAACAGCAAGATTTGCTAGATAACCTCTTACATCAGTTTCGTAACCCATTAACAGCCCTACGGACTTTTGGAAAGCTATTATTAAAACGACTCCGCCCAGGCGATCCTAATCGAGATGTAGGAGAAAATATTATTAGGGAAAGCGATCGCCTTAAAGAATTACTACAGAAATTTGAACAAGTTGTTGATTGGACAGACGTAGACTTAGCTACACTTTCATTACCAGAAAATGAACCAGTTGTAGAAGCAACTGTGCGCAAAGAAACCAAACCAGCACTATTATTACCAGGAACAGGTGAGCAAGTTACTGATTGCTATGTGGCTGATTTGCTCACATCATTACTAGTTTCTGCAAAAGCGATCGCCCAAGAAAGACAAATTAAATTAAAAGCAGATATTCCACCAAATTTACCACTAGTAAAAGCCAATATTAAAGCCTTGCAAGAGGTATTAAGCAATATTATTGATAATGCTTTAAAATACACGCCTCAAGGTGGCAGAATTTATATTCAAGCAGGACAAGAAAAATCCAAATTTCAAGGAATTGCTATTAGTGATAACGGCCCTGGTATTCCTCCAGAAGATTTAGCCCATTTAGGCGAAAGACATTACCGAGGTGTACAAGCCCAAACAGAAATTCCAGGTACAGGTTTAGGGTTAGCCATAGCTAAACAGCTAATTGAACAAATGCAAGGTGAAATAGAAATTTTCAGCCCAGCAATTAATTCTAAATCAAATACTACCAATTCCCCAGGAACAACATTTATTATTTGGTTGCCTATTAGTTATTAG
- a CDS encoding DUF5895 domain-containing protein, which translates to MKASAKFDFEDEKFNAPPSQVIPWCQMINPRYGTDGMQHHGLAVKLDNAQAVGFQPDENWQQVEHEFSSGIETVFITNTPRIVIVRRGPLSVKDRETGIKLGTLKENYDAFLADKLKFKTFTRYLIFLAGENKKFLHESPLQLTLNGAAGASFSKTYCEFQQGKVTGGFVAELERAYALYRKQPITPKGPLFHAHGIFCPIIECEERGIEPNTVLVASTVDYEHPTVGNLTRYLIASDAPESAIICKAFEDYKDFGKESVRTEAPKMAMAGVSSSYIYPDEDDFGYPPY; encoded by the coding sequence ATGAAAGCATCTGCTAAGTTCGACTTTGAGGACGAGAAATTTAATGCACCCCCTTCTCAAGTCATCCCTTGGTGTCAGATGATTAATCCTCGGTATGGCACAGATGGTATGCAACACCACGGTTTAGCAGTTAAGTTAGATAATGCTCAAGCTGTTGGTTTCCAGCCTGATGAAAATTGGCAACAGGTAGAGCATGAGTTTAGCTCTGGTATAGAAACAGTATTTATTACTAATACTCCGCGAATAGTGATAGTGCGGCGGGGGCCTTTGTCTGTTAAGGACAGGGAAACAGGTATTAAATTAGGAACCCTGAAAGAAAATTATGATGCGTTTCTGGCAGACAAACTCAAATTTAAAACCTTTACACGTTACTTAATTTTTCTAGCAGGCGAAAATAAAAAGTTTTTACATGAATCACCATTACAATTAACCCTCAATGGAGCAGCCGGAGCTAGTTTTAGCAAAACTTATTGTGAGTTTCAACAAGGCAAAGTAACAGGTGGATTTGTAGCGGAACTTGAAAGAGCTTATGCTTTATACCGCAAGCAACCAATAACGCCAAAAGGCCCACTATTTCATGCGCATGGCATCTTTTGCCCTATTATAGAATGTGAAGAAAGAGGGATTGAACCGAATACAGTTCTAGTAGCTTCAACTGTAGATTATGAACATCCTACTGTTGGGAATTTGACAAGATATCTAATCGCTTCTGATGCACCAGAATCGGCAATTATTTGTAAAGCTTTTGAAGATTACAAAGATTTTGGCAAGGAATCTGTAAGAACAGAAGCACCGAAAATGGCAATGGCTGGAGTTTCTAGTTCTTATATTTATCCTGATGAAGATGATTTTGGTTATCCGCCTTATTAA
- a CDS encoding ATP-binding protein: MFATPRVEDANELSLQLDSTLQELPGWDVTIEIHLPGNKLMSLFENESLLPGIILTDKQHFVGMISRQKFFEFMSRPYSFGLFSMRPIQSLYNFIQPEEFIYPANMPITETTQAALQRSPQCVYEPILVKSASGEYKIVDFHHLLLANSQIHALTLMKLQQVEKQSQIAKAGFRDLQNNYTRLLQNEKMSALGQLVAGIAHEINNPINFIAGNLVHTIDYSQQLLDLINLYQKNYPHPVAEIEDAIAQSELDFIASDLPTILNSMQSGCDRIGQIVRSLRNFSRLDESERKLVDIHEGIDSTLLILQSRLKNQKNYHNINVIKKYGNLPLVDCYAGLLNQVFMNLLSNAIDALEESIVQNQTNKKPQIIIQTEVTNDQQVIICIADNGIGIPEETQKRLFDPFFTTKPVGKGTGLGLSICYQIIVEKHGGQINCLSTLGQGTEFSVKIPIKFNIVEP; encoded by the coding sequence ATGTTCGCTACCCCCAGAGTAGAAGATGCTAATGAGTTGAGCCTGCAATTAGATTCTACGTTACAAGAATTACCTGGATGGGATGTGACGATAGAAATTCATCTTCCAGGTAATAAATTGATGAGTCTTTTTGAGAATGAATCTTTATTGCCAGGAATTATTTTGACTGATAAACAGCATTTTGTGGGGATGATTTCGCGGCAAAAATTTTTTGAATTTATGAGTCGCCCTTATAGTTTTGGTTTGTTTTCGATGCGACCAATTCAAAGCCTGTATAATTTTATTCAGCCAGAAGAGTTTATATATCCTGCAAATATGCCGATTACAGAGACAACTCAGGCAGCATTGCAGCGATCGCCTCAATGTGTCTATGAACCAATTTTAGTCAAAAGTGCATCAGGAGAGTATAAAATAGTTGATTTTCATCATTTACTTTTGGCTAACTCTCAAATCCATGCTCTGACATTAATGAAACTACAGCAAGTAGAAAAACAATCGCAAATAGCTAAAGCAGGATTTCGTGACTTGCAAAATAACTATACCCGACTGTTGCAAAATGAAAAAATGTCAGCTTTAGGTCAGTTAGTTGCGGGTATTGCTCATGAAATTAACAATCCCATCAACTTTATTGCTGGTAATCTCGTTCATACTATCGACTACAGCCAACAATTATTAGACTTGATTAATCTATATCAAAAGAACTATCCACATCCAGTAGCAGAGATTGAAGATGCGATCGCCCAAAGTGAACTAGACTTTATTGCCAGCGATTTACCTACAATACTCAATTCTATGCAGAGTGGTTGCGATCGTATCGGGCAAATTGTTCGCTCCTTACGTAATTTCTCTCGTCTAGATGAATCTGAGAGAAAACTCGTTGATATTCATGAAGGTATTGATAGTACTCTACTAATTTTACAAAGTAGGCTTAAAAACCAAAAAAATTATCACAATATTAACGTTATCAAAAAATATGGCAATCTACCTTTAGTTGATTGCTATGCTGGTTTACTCAATCAAGTATTTATGAATCTCCTCAGTAATGCTATTGATGCTTTAGAAGAGTCAATAGTACAAAATCAAACAAACAAAAAACCTCAAATTATCATTCAGACAGAAGTTACAAATGATCAGCAAGTAATTATTTGCATTGCTGATAATGGGATAGGGATTCCAGAAGAAACACAAAAACGACTATTTGATCCATTCTTTACCACAAAACCTGTAGGTAAAGGTACTGGCTTGGGTTTATCTATCTGCTATCAGATTATTGTAGAAAAACATGGAGGGCAAATCAATTGTCTTTCTACTTTAGGACAAGGAACTGAGTTCAGTGTCAAAATTCCTATTAAATTTAATATAGTGGAACCTTGA
- a CDS encoding PHP domain-containing protein: MVINFARTSASTELLKQVFQTIDAQSCPKLFNFHMHTVYSDGRLQPNVLLEQAIAIGLQGFAITDHHTIGGYEIAQAWLENWRWNNPGVATPHLWSGVEINANLLNVEVHILAYAFHTEHSSMKPYLQRKATTDKEYQAGNVIDAIHAAGGIAVLAHPARYRRSHFDLIPAAVEYGIDGVETFYAYNNPNPWKPSVIESEQIQNLTQEYGLYNTCGTDTHGLSLLQRL, from the coding sequence ATGGTTATCAATTTTGCCCGGACATCTGCTTCCACAGAATTATTAAAGCAAGTATTTCAGACAATTGATGCTCAAAGTTGTCCGAAATTATTTAACTTTCATATGCACACAGTTTATTCAGATGGCAGATTACAGCCTAATGTATTGTTAGAGCAAGCGATCGCTATCGGATTACAAGGTTTTGCTATTACCGATCACCATACTATAGGCGGGTATGAAATCGCACAAGCTTGGTTAGAAAATTGGAGATGGAACAATCCCGGGGTAGCAACTCCTCATCTATGGAGTGGAGTAGAAATTAATGCCAACCTGTTGAATGTAGAAGTCCATATTTTGGCTTATGCCTTCCACACAGAACATTCTAGTATGAAGCCTTATCTGCAAAGAAAGGCGACTACAGATAAAGAATATCAAGCAGGTAATGTAATAGATGCTATTCATGCAGCCGGAGGAATAGCAGTATTAGCACACCCTGCGCGTTATCGGCGATCGCACTTTGACCTAATTCCGGCTGCTGTAGAATACGGGATTGATGGTGTAGAAACATTTTACGCCTATAACAACCCCAACCCTTGGAAGCCAAGCGTCATTGAATCAGAACAAATACAAAACCTAACCCAAGAGTACGGACTTTACAATACTTGTGGTACTGATACCCACGGTTTAAGCCTACTCCAACGCTTGTAA
- a CDS encoding superoxide dismutase: MAFVQEPLPYDFNALEPYGMKGETFEYHYGKHHKAYVDNLNKLVDGTELADKSLEEVIKTSFKDSSKAGIFNNSAQVWNHTFFWNSLKPSGGGAPTGELAAKINQDFGSFDKFKEEFSNAAATQFGSGWAWLIDDGGTLKVIKTPNAENPLAYGQKALLTLDVWEHAYYIDFKNARPAFIKNYLEQLVNWDFAAANYAKA, encoded by the coding sequence ATGGCATTTGTACAGGAACCACTACCCTACGATTTTAATGCTCTAGAGCCGTATGGCATGAAAGGTGAGACTTTCGAGTATCACTATGGCAAACATCACAAAGCCTATGTAGATAACTTAAACAAGCTAGTCGATGGTACAGAACTGGCTGATAAATCCTTAGAAGAAGTCATCAAAACCTCCTTCAAAGATTCTTCCAAAGCGGGAATCTTTAACAACTCTGCTCAAGTATGGAACCATACATTCTTCTGGAACTCTTTAAAACCCTCAGGTGGTGGCGCACCTACAGGTGAACTCGCAGCTAAGATTAATCAAGACTTTGGTAGCTTCGACAAGTTCAAAGAAGAATTTTCTAACGCGGCTGCTACTCAATTCGGTAGTGGGTGGGCTTGGCTGATTGATGATGGTGGTACACTCAAAGTCATCAAAACACCAAACGCCGAAAATCCCTTAGCTTATGGACAAAAAGCACTCTTGACTTTGGATGTGTGGGAACACGCCTATTACATCGACTTCAAAAACGCTCGTCCAGCATTTATCAAGAATTACTTAGAGCAATTAGTTAACTGGGACTTTGCTGCTGCAAATTACGCTAAGGCTTAA
- a CDS encoding bifunctional pantoate--beta-alanine ligase/(d)CMP kinase, whose amino-acid sequence MRLLTTVAALRCFLTKRRLESQVRVLEEKILDGLTSWYQTDVGLVPTMGNLHQGHLSLIERARQENSTVIVSIFINPLQFGPNEDYGHYPRTLEQDRQLCEQAGVDAIFAPSPDEIGIPQKNIQESQVTQVIPPSAMISGLCGRSRLGHFQGVATIVTKLLNLVQPDRAYFGQKDGQQLAVIKRLVADLNVPVEIVACPTVREASGLACSSRNQYLTAQEKQQAAVLYRSLLQAEAAFKAGVRYSSRLLEVVQQELAKVSSVLVEYIELVEPTTLMPLDKIQEEGMLAIAARLGATRLIDNTILRDRQPIIAIDGPAGAGKSTVARQVATKLGLVYLDTGAMYRAVTWLVLQQGIAIDDECVIAELANKCKIELTPSQDLQSPVRVWINDTDVTQAIRTIEVTSQVSAIAAQAAVRQALVKQQQSLGKRGGLVAEGRDIGTHVFPEAEVKIFLTASVGERARRRQQDFKTQAQPEVSLEQLEKDIAERDWKDSTRKVSPLKKAEDAIELQTDGLSISDVASRIINYYQQRLSQW is encoded by the coding sequence GTGCGCCTGTTGACAACAGTTGCGGCTTTACGCTGCTTTTTAACTAAACGTCGCTTGGAAAGTCAGGTTAGAGTATTAGAAGAAAAGATACTAGATGGACTAACTAGTTGGTATCAGACAGATGTTGGTCTGGTTCCAACAATGGGTAACTTGCATCAAGGACATTTAAGCTTGATTGAACGGGCGCGGCAAGAAAACTCGACTGTAATTGTCAGTATTTTTATCAATCCTCTGCAATTTGGCCCTAACGAGGATTATGGACACTATCCCCGTACTCTAGAACAAGACCGACAATTGTGCGAACAAGCTGGAGTCGATGCAATTTTTGCACCTTCTCCGGACGAAATAGGAATACCGCAGAAAAATATACAAGAATCCCAGGTTACACAAGTGATCCCTCCATCTGCTATGATATCTGGCTTGTGTGGTCGTTCTCGGTTAGGTCACTTTCAAGGTGTGGCGACGATTGTAACCAAGCTTTTGAACTTGGTACAACCTGATCGAGCCTATTTCGGTCAAAAAGATGGTCAGCAGTTGGCGGTGATTAAACGGCTAGTTGCTGATTTGAATGTGCCTGTAGAAATTGTTGCTTGTCCTACTGTGCGAGAAGCATCGGGGTTGGCCTGTAGTTCTCGTAATCAGTACTTGACTGCCCAGGAAAAACAGCAAGCAGCAGTATTGTATCGTAGTTTGTTGCAAGCTGAGGCTGCATTTAAGGCTGGTGTTCGCTATAGCAGTAGGTTGCTAGAAGTGGTACAGCAGGAATTAGCCAAGGTTAGTAGTGTTTTAGTGGAATATATTGAATTGGTTGAACCGACTACTTTAATGCCGTTAGATAAAATTCAGGAGGAAGGAATGCTCGCGATCGCTGCTCGTCTTGGTGCTACACGTTTGATTGATAATACCATCTTGCGCGATCGCCAACCTATCATCGCTATTGATGGGCCTGCCGGTGCGGGGAAATCCACCGTCGCCCGTCAAGTGGCAACTAAACTAGGTCTGGTGTATTTAGATACAGGAGCTATGTACCGTGCTGTCACTTGGTTAGTTCTACAACAGGGTATAGCCATTGACGATGAGTGTGTGATCGCAGAATTAGCTAACAAGTGCAAAATAGAATTGACTCCTAGCCAAGATTTACAATCTCCGGTGCGGGTGTGGATTAATGATACGGATGTTACCCAAGCTATTCGCACGATTGAGGTGACTTCTCAAGTATCGGCGATCGCCGCTCAAGCTGCTGTACGTCAAGCATTAGTCAAACAACAGCAAAGCTTGGGTAAACGTGGTGGATTAGTAGCTGAAGGTAGAGATATTGGTACTCATGTATTTCCTGAGGCGGAAGTGAAAATCTTTTTAACTGCGTCAGTAGGTGAACGCGCTCGTCGCCGCCAACAAGACTTTAAAACCCAAGCTCAACCTGAGGTAAGTTTAGAACAGTTAGAAAAAGATATAGCTGAACGCGATTGGAAAGATAGCACTCGTAAAGTTTCTCCCCTCAAAAAAGCAGAAGATGCTATTGAACTACAAACAGACGGACTAAGCATATCAGACGTTGCCTCAAGAATTATTAACTACTATCAACAACGCTTGTCCCAATGGTAA
- a CDS encoding septal ring lytic transglycosylase RlpA family protein, which produces MNQRHLWTIVALSVTVLGTPAVGRTQTTKNTTPAAQILASDVVKVGEFQSREGKTTSDNVITSIHPHNLGGRRAATLFIRKIPVLTFLSSKPVASVENKVGAIGNAEGGELYTLKAENSVQVASIGDLADSRSQNLSSSDDPVKRASLVAARINQLIRNNVKADRIIVSWKGEDPSLIANQSQNKSSSDQQSDRYTIKVNNQELVEINQNTRLADSTNNLANDALQATNRLRRLIGNASPLKEIANLPTRSPKRSRNPIANIPQQIANTIRLSFQGIASFYGHGDGFAGKPTATGERFNPNGMTAAHRSLPFGTRVRVTNTSNGRSVVVRINDRGPFARGRVIDLSTGAARVLGMIGSGIAPVRIEVLGR; this is translated from the coding sequence ATGAATCAAAGACATTTGTGGACTATTGTCGCCCTCTCTGTAACTGTTTTGGGTACGCCCGCAGTCGGTCGGACTCAAACTACTAAAAATACAACACCAGCTGCACAAATTCTAGCTAGTGATGTAGTTAAGGTAGGGGAGTTTCAATCAAGAGAAGGGAAAACAACCTCGGATAATGTGATTACGAGCATTCATCCTCACAACCTCGGAGGTCGTAGGGCGGCAACCCTATTTATTCGCAAGATTCCAGTTCTTACATTTTTGAGTTCTAAACCAGTTGCCAGTGTAGAAAATAAAGTCGGTGCAATTGGAAATGCCGAAGGAGGTGAGTTATACACCCTAAAAGCAGAAAACTCAGTACAGGTGGCAAGTATTGGAGACTTAGCGGATTCCAGAAGCCAAAATCTTTCCTCGAGTGATGATCCAGTTAAAAGAGCTAGTTTAGTAGCAGCAAGAATCAATCAACTAATCAGGAATAATGTCAAAGCTGACCGGATTATCGTCAGTTGGAAGGGAGAAGACCCCTCGTTAATAGCAAATCAATCCCAAAATAAAAGTTCCTCAGATCAACAGTCAGATCGCTACACCATCAAAGTCAACAATCAAGAATTGGTGGAAATTAATCAAAATACACGCCTAGCAGACTCCACCAATAATCTTGCTAATGATGCGTTGCAAGCCACAAATCGTCTCCGCAGACTTATAGGCAATGCTTCGCCGCTCAAAGAAATTGCTAATTTACCGACACGCTCACCCAAGCGTTCTCGCAACCCAATAGCAAACATACCTCAACAAATTGCCAACACCATTAGACTCAGTTTCCAAGGCATAGCTTCCTTCTACGGACACGGAGATGGTTTTGCAGGTAAACCCACAGCCACAGGTGAAAGGTTTAATCCAAATGGGATGACAGCTGCACACCGTAGCTTACCTTTTGGCACTCGAGTTCGTGTTACTAATACCAGCAATGGTCGTTCTGTAGTGGTACGAATCAACGATAGGGGGCCATTTGCTCGTGGTCGAGTGATTGATTTATCCACAGGTGCAGCACGAGTGTTAGGAATGATCGGCAGTGGTATTGCACCCGTAAGGATTGAAGTTTTAGGAAGATAA
- the glsA gene encoding glutaminase A, with translation MVNKVNQGDLEILPSPLLSVINDLHSKYKSLKEGIVANYIPELAKVDPDLFSISIVTVDGQVYQVGDYQQLFTIQSISKVFAYGLALEDHGRDYVLTRVGVEPTGEAFNSIILDEQSKRPYNPMVNAGAIATTSLIKGAGATERLNRILEMFRRYIGHDVFVDISVFTSERSTGHRNRAMAHLMLNFGMIDKNIEEALDLYFQQCAVMVNCHDLAVMAATLANRGVNPMTGEQAVNSRYIKDILSVMYTCGMYNFAGEWAYKVGIPAKSGVCGGILAIVPNKMGIAVFSPPLDIRGNSVRGVKVCEELSQQLGLHLFECGKLGSGE, from the coding sequence ATGGTCAATAAAGTAAATCAAGGAGATTTAGAAATACTTCCTTCTCCCCTGTTAAGCGTGATTAATGATTTGCATTCTAAATACAAGTCATTAAAAGAAGGGATAGTAGCAAACTACATACCAGAACTGGCCAAAGTTGACCCGGATCTATTTAGTATTTCCATCGTTACGGTAGACGGTCAGGTTTATCAGGTAGGAGATTATCAACAACTTTTTACTATTCAGTCAATTTCTAAAGTTTTTGCTTATGGGCTGGCTTTAGAGGATCATGGACGGGATTATGTGTTAACGAGGGTTGGTGTAGAACCCACAGGGGAAGCTTTTAATTCGATTATCTTGGACGAGCAGTCAAAGCGACCTTACAACCCGATGGTAAATGCTGGGGCGATCGCTACTACAAGTTTAATCAAAGGGGCTGGAGCAACAGAACGCCTTAATCGCATACTGGAAATGTTTCGCCGCTACATTGGACATGACGTATTCGTGGACATTTCCGTATTTACTTCCGAACGCAGCACCGGACACCGTAACCGAGCAATGGCACATCTCATGCTTAACTTTGGCATGATAGATAAAAATATAGAAGAAGCCTTAGACCTATATTTTCAACAATGTGCTGTGATGGTGAATTGCCATGACTTAGCAGTGATGGCAGCTACCTTAGCTAACCGGGGTGTGAATCCAATGACAGGGGAGCAGGCAGTAAATAGTAGATATATAAAAGATATCCTCAGCGTCATGTACACCTGCGGGATGTACAACTTTGCCGGCGAGTGGGCTTATAAAGTTGGTATTCCTGCGAAAAGCGGCGTTTGCGGCGGAATATTGGCAATTGTTCCTAATAAGATGGGAATTGCTGTATTTTCACCACCTTTAGATATTAGAGGTAACAGCGTGCGGGGGGTGAAAGTATGTGAAGAACTTTCCCAGCAGTTGGGGTTACATCTATTTGAGTGTGGAAAATTGGGCAGTGGAGAGTGA